The bacterium genomic sequence TATGAGAAGCTCTTCTTAAAGCTTCCACTGCAAGTTCTTCAGAAACACCTGCTATTTCAAACATAATCCTACCAGGTAAAACAACAGCAACCCAATGAGAAACATCACCCTTGCCACCACCCATTCTTGTTTCTGCAGGTTTTTTTGAGATAGGTTTATCTGGGAAAATACGTATCCAAATTTTACCTCTCGATTTTAAAAAGTGAACTAATGCAACCCTACCAGCTTCTATCTGAGCACTTGTGACCCAAGCTGGTGCTGTTGCCTGCAATCCAAAGTCTCCATAAAAAAGAGAATTTCCTCTGGATGCTTTCCCTGTTAGTCTTCCTCTATGAGCTTTTCTATATTTAACTCTTTTTGGCATCAACGGCATCTTTACTCTCCTTTTCCAAAACTTCACCAGTATAAACCCAAACTTTTAATCCTACAGTTCCAGACCTTGTAAAAGCAGTAGATTTTGCGTAATCAATTTTTGCTCTCAAGGTATGTAGCGGCACCTTACCTTCTTTATATTGTTCAGAACGGGAAATTTCAGCTCCACCAATTCTACCACTAATTTTGACTTTAATACCTTTTGCACCTGATTCAAGAGCAGCAGCTATAGCTTTTTTTATAGCTTGTCTATGTGGCATTCTCTTTTCAAGTTGAACAGATATCGTATCAGCGAGAAACTGAGCACTCTGACCTTGATGTTCGACTCCAATTACATCTATTGATACCTGTTTCTT encodes the following:
- the rpsC gene encoding 30S ribosomal protein S3, whose product is MGQKVNPISLRLGIVEGWRGNWFANKKDFRTMLQEDSMIRGYFDKEFNKDESKRGAVTDIYIEKVSDRIKIKLFSARPGVVLGTRGSNINRIRDELSQILGKKKQVSIDVIGVEHQGQSAQFLADTISVQLEKRMPHRQAIKKAIAAALESGAKGIKVKISGRIGGAEISRSEQYKEGKVPLHTLRAKIDYAKSTAFTRSGTVGLKVWVYTGEVLEKESKDAVDAKKS
- the rplP gene encoding 50S ribosomal protein L16; this translates as MPLMPKRVKYRKAHRGRLTGKASRGNSLFYGDFGLQATAPAWVTSAQIEAGRVALVHFLKSRGKIWIRIFPDKPISKKPAETRMGGGKGDVSHWVAVVLPGRIMFEIAGVSEELAVEALRRASHKFPNKTKIVKRYTI